In Phycisphaerae bacterium, a genomic segment contains:
- a CDS encoding nucleoside transporter C-terminal domain-containing protein, producing MPRLISLTGLLAMVLLAWLLSDNRRKMNRRLIVSGIILQLVLAVIILHTIPGQYVFNGIRIFITRLIGFSEAGSAFVFGEGFKEHFFAFSVLPTIIFVSSLMTVLFHLGVLQKIVEFMAKIMVYVMDTAGSESLASAANIFMGMAEAPLVIRPYIKTMTRSEIMAMMTGGMATISGATLAAYTGFGANAGHLLTASIISAPAALVIAKIMVPETEPSQTKGVVKIKIPKQDVNVLDAACRGAIDGVKLAINIAAVLICFIAFVALVNWLFSFMPGFRGQPFTLERILGWFCSPIAWIMGVEWKDVSIVGSLLGKRTVLNEFIAYLDLVKYKDVISPRSFTVATYALCGFANFGSVAILIGGLSTLVPERRTEFAMLGFKSMIAGTLACFMTATIAGVLI from the coding sequence ATGCCCAGATTGATAAGTCTTACGGGTTTGCTTGCAATGGTTCTTCTCGCATGGCTGCTTTCCGATAACCGCAGAAAAATGAACCGGCGGCTTATTGTCAGCGGCATTATTCTCCAGCTTGTACTTGCAGTTATTATTCTGCATACCATACCCGGCCAATATGTTTTCAACGGCATAAGGATTTTTATAACAAGGCTTATTGGTTTTTCCGAAGCGGGTTCGGCATTTGTATTCGGCGAAGGCTTTAAAGAACACTTCTTCGCGTTTTCAGTTTTGCCCACCATAATTTTTGTATCATCTCTTATGACAGTTCTTTTTCATCTCGGCGTTCTGCAAAAAATCGTCGAGTTTATGGCCAAGATTATGGTCTATGTTATGGATACGGCAGGCTCGGAGTCTCTGGCCAGTGCCGCCAATATTTTTATGGGAATGGCCGAGGCGCCGCTGGTGATAAGACCTTATATAAAGACAATGACCCGCTCTGAAATTATGGCGATGATGACCGGCGGAATGGCTACCATTTCCGGCGCGACACTGGCAGCCTATACAGGATTCGGCGCAAACGCAGGACATCTGCTGACGGCCTCGATAATATCGGCGCCGGCCGCACTGGTTATAGCGAAAATAATGGTTCCGGAAACCGAGCCGTCCCAGACCAAAGGCGTAGTAAAGATTAAAATTCCGAAACAGGACGTAAATGTTCTCGACGCCGCCTGCCGCGGCGCCATCGATGGCGTCAAGCTCGCAATCAATATCGCCGCTGTACTGATTTGCTTTATCGCGTTTGTCGCTCTTGTAAACTGGCTGTTTTCGTTTATGCCCGGTTTCAGGGGCCAGCCGTTTACGCTCGAAAGAATCCTCGGCTGGTTTTGTTCGCCGATTGCATGGATTATGGGGGTGGAATGGAAAGACGTCTCGATAGTCGGCTCGCTGCTCGGAAAAAGAACGGTACTTAATGAATTCATCGCTTATCTTGACCTTGTTAAATACAAAGACGTGATTTCTCCTCGTTCGTTTACTGTGGCGACTTATGCACTTTGCGGCTTTGCGAATTTCGGCTCGGTTGCTATTTTAATAGGCGGCCTGAGTACGCTTGTTCCGGAAAGACGAACGGAATTTGCCATGCTCGGTTTTAAATCTATGATAGCCGGAACTCTGGCCTGCTTTATGACGGCGACAATCGCAGGTGTGCTGATTTAA
- a CDS encoding metallophosphoesterase produces the protein MKIGIISDTHDHHANVLKAVEIFKKEQVEYVFHAGDIVSQYTARAFGDVKNAKFIAIFGNNDGEKFVLRKVIEDFGGEIHQDPYTGQIAGKKLFMTHKPSVLDEIVASGKYDIVIYGHTHFRDIRTAGKTLIINPGEATDWVCGKGNLVILDTDSLKIAEFEL, from the coding sequence ATGAAAATCGGGATAATAAGCGATACGCACGACCATCACGCAAACGTACTAAAGGCGGTTGAAATTTTTAAGAAAGAACAGGTAGAGTATGTATTTCACGCCGGCGATATTGTTTCTCAATATACCGCCAGGGCTTTCGGAGATGTGAAAAACGCGAAGTTTATAGCGATTTTCGGCAATAACGACGGCGAAAAATTCGTGCTTAGAAAAGTAATAGAGGACTTCGGCGGCGAAATCCATCAGGACCCTTATACCGGGCAAATCGCAGGCAAAAAACTTTTTATGACGCACAAGCCGAGCGTTCTCGATGAGATCGTCGCAAGCGGTAAATACGATATCGTCATTTACGGGCACACGCATTTCAGGGACATCAGAACCGCCGGCAAGACGCTGATTATAAACCCCGGCGAAGCGACCGACTGGGTGTGCGGCAAAGGCAATCTTGTCATACTCGATACGGACAGTTTAAAGATTGCGGAATTCGAACTATAA
- a CDS encoding 6-phosphofructokinase, which produces MASAPKANAIVSQSGGPTGVINASLVGVIEEVKKYPEIQNLYGAIHAVSGIVKENFIDLNKISTNVLETVAASPSSALGSSRDKPDAEYCKKILDVFKKRDIRYFFYIGGNDSANTCFIINNMAQEAKYELRAFHVPKTIDNDLLVTDHCPGFGTAAKFVACAVMGDDLDNRALPGIKIDVIMGRHAGFLTAAAALGKQRDDDGPHLIYLPERPVTMDKFLSDVDAVYKKLGRCVVAISEGIGDVDHKTWAEKITETEERDSHGNVQLSGTGALADFLAAQIKSKLKVKRVRADTFGYLQRSFAGLQSPVDAAEARWCGRHAVQYAMKELNGSVAMKRTGNGKNYGVELFRTKLKNVAEKTKSLPDEFINKDGNGITPAFVEYALPLTGGLPKTEFLGNKPKI; this is translated from the coding sequence ATGGCATCTGCCCCGAAAGCAAACGCAATTGTAAGTCAGTCCGGCGGACCAACAGGCGTAATTAACGCTTCATTAGTCGGCGTTATCGAAGAAGTTAAGAAATATCCTGAGATTCAGAATCTCTACGGCGCAATTCACGCGGTAAGCGGCATTGTGAAGGAAAACTTCATCGACCTTAACAAAATCTCAACCAATGTTCTCGAAACAGTCGCGGCAAGCCCCTCATCGGCGCTCGGCTCGAGCAGGGATAAACCGGACGCCGAATACTGCAAAAAAATTCTCGATGTCTTTAAGAAACGGGATATCCGTTATTTCTTCTACATCGGCGGAAACGATTCGGCCAATACCTGCTTCATTATTAATAATATGGCTCAGGAAGCCAAATATGAACTCAGGGCTTTTCACGTTCCAAAGACCATCGACAACGACCTGCTCGTTACCGACCATTGTCCCGGTTTCGGCACAGCGGCAAAATTCGTAGCCTGTGCTGTTATGGGCGATGACCTGGACAACAGGGCTTTGCCGGGCATTAAAATCGACGTTATAATGGGACGCCACGCAGGTTTCCTTACCGCCGCCGCGGCTCTCGGCAAACAGAGAGACGACGACGGCCCGCATTTGATTTATCTGCCGGAAAGACCCGTTACAATGGATAAGTTCCTTTCCGATGTTGACGCTGTTTATAAAAAACTCGGCAGATGCGTCGTCGCTATAAGTGAAGGAATTGGCGACGTCGACCATAAAACATGGGCCGAGAAAATCACCGAGACCGAAGAACGCGACTCGCACGGAAATGTTCAGCTTTCCGGAACAGGCGCTCTGGCCGATTTCCTTGCCGCTCAGATTAAGAGCAAATTGAAAGTGAAACGTGTCCGCGCTGATACGTTCGGCTACCTGCAGAGAAGTTTTGCGGGATTGCAGTCGCCTGTCGATGCGGCCGAGGCCCGCTGGTGCGGCCGACACGCCGTTCAGTATGCTATGAAGGAACTCAACGGCTCTGTCGCTATGAAGCGAACAGGCAATGGTAAAAACTACGGCGTTGAACTTTTCAGAACGAAACTCAAAAACGTCGCCGAAAAGACAAAATCGCTGCCCGATGAATTCATCAACAAGGACGGCAACGGCATAACGCCGGCATTCGTCGAATACGCCCTGCCGCTGACCGGCGGACTGCCGAAAACAGAATTTCTCGGCAACAAACCGAAAATTTAA